A single region of the Variovorax paradoxus genome encodes:
- a CDS encoding endonuclease/exonuclease/phosphatase family protein, protein MSSSPIPLAAAAPTSLKVMTVNTHKGFTALNRKFILPELRDAVRTVGADVVFLQEVLGTHSRHSRKVNNWPEAPHYEFLADTMWPQFAYGRNAVYPRGHHGNAVLSKFPIVHYRNHDVSVAGPEKRGLLHCVLRLPGRPIDVHAICAHLGLAEAHRQQQLELLCHIVRDEVPADAPLIVAGDFNDWRGRAHRVLEEGADLREVFVHANGSAAKTFPSRFPLLSLDRIYVRNAGVHAPVVLPRKPWSHLSDHAPLVANIDL, encoded by the coding sequence ATGTCTTCCTCCCCGATTCCACTCGCTGCCGCCGCGCCGACCTCGCTCAAGGTGATGACCGTGAACACCCACAAGGGCTTCACCGCACTCAACCGCAAGTTCATCCTTCCGGAACTGCGGGATGCGGTGCGCACGGTGGGTGCCGACGTGGTGTTTCTGCAGGAAGTGCTCGGCACCCATTCGCGCCACTCGCGCAAGGTGAACAACTGGCCCGAGGCGCCGCACTACGAATTCCTGGCCGACACCATGTGGCCGCAGTTCGCCTACGGGCGCAATGCCGTGTACCCGCGCGGGCACCACGGCAACGCGGTGCTGTCCAAGTTTCCGATCGTGCATTACCGCAACCACGACGTATCGGTGGCGGGCCCTGAAAAGCGCGGCCTGCTGCATTGCGTTCTGCGGCTGCCCGGCCGGCCCATCGACGTGCATGCGATCTGCGCCCACCTGGGCTTGGCGGAGGCGCACCGGCAGCAGCAGCTGGAGCTGCTGTGCCATATCGTGCGCGACGAAGTGCCCGCCGATGCGCCGCTGATCGTGGCGGGCGACTTCAACGACTGGCGCGGCCGTGCGCATCGTGTGCTGGAAGAAGGCGCCGACCTGCGCGAGGTGTTCGTTCATGCGAACGGCTCGGCTGCCAAGACTTTTCCATCGCGCTTTCCGCTGCTGTCGCTCGACCGCATCTATGTTCGCAACGCGGGCGTTCATGCGCCGGTGGTGCTGCCGCGCAAGCCCTGGTCGCACCTATCGGACCATGCGCCGCTGGTGGCGAACATCGACCTTTGA
- a CDS encoding serine/threonine protein kinase, producing MKHAVFHATVLAGLMAAAGAAMAQATSIPAQPDPAVGGQASTQTPSGVPNPPQRPDASMPNSREAVKAEARAHNRNNINNPVPKGEASTTVNAQPNAMPQPTGAMSRAEVSQQARKTKPQFGQKGERPDVPTNPTGKTGTPQ from the coding sequence ATGAAGCACGCAGTCTTTCACGCCACGGTGCTGGCCGGCCTGATGGCCGCCGCCGGCGCCGCCATGGCGCAAGCCACATCGATACCCGCACAGCCCGACCCGGCCGTGGGTGGCCAGGCCAGCACGCAAACGCCCTCCGGCGTGCCCAACCCGCCGCAGCGGCCCGATGCGAGCATGCCCAATTCGCGCGAAGCGGTGAAGGCCGAGGCCCGAGCCCACAACCGCAACAACATCAACAACCCGGTGCCCAAGGGCGAAGCCAGCACCACGGTGAATGCGCAGCCCAACGCCATGCCGCAACCCACGGGCGCGATGTCGCGCGCCGAGGTCAGCCAGCAGGCCCGCAAAACCAAGCCGCAGTTCGGCCAGAAGGGTGAAAGGCCCGATGTGCCGACCAACCCGACCGGGAAGACCGGCACGCCGCAATAA
- a CDS encoding Spy/CpxP family protein refolding chaperone — MISLRQRIVWASLLGSAALASSGAFAQAPAAPATSAAPSAAVAQADGAAPKVQHKRMDPAQRMERMQAHRAKRLAALKEKLKLTSAQESAWASFTTATQPPAGARPQRMDRAEFAKLTTPERLERMQARQAERSARFAKRAEATKTFYAALTPEQQKTFDAETVHAGMHGHRGHRGHHGHGDAGHTAAPAKS, encoded by the coding sequence ATGATCTCTCTTCGCCAACGCATCGTCTGGGCCAGCCTTCTCGGCTCGGCCGCCCTCGCCTCTTCGGGCGCCTTTGCACAGGCCCCGGCTGCGCCCGCGACCTCCGCCGCCCCGTCCGCCGCCGTTGCGCAGGCCGACGGCGCGGCACCCAAGGTGCAGCACAAGCGCATGGACCCGGCGCAGCGCATGGAGCGCATGCAAGCGCACCGCGCCAAACGCCTGGCCGCGCTGAAGGAAAAGCTCAAGCTGACCTCCGCGCAGGAAAGCGCATGGGCCAGCTTCACGACGGCCACCCAGCCGCCGGCCGGTGCCCGCCCGCAGCGCATGGACCGCGCGGAATTTGCCAAGCTGACCACGCCCGAGCGGCTGGAGCGCATGCAGGCCCGCCAGGCCGAGCGCAGCGCAAGGTTCGCCAAGCGCGCTGAAGCCACGAAGACCTTCTATGCCGCGCTGACGCCCGAGCAGCAGAAGACCTTCGACGCGGAAACGGTGCATGCCGGCATGCACGGACATCGCGGCCACCGCGGTCATCACGGCCATGGCGACGCCGGCCACACCGCGGCACCCGCCAAGAGCTGA
- a CDS encoding flavodoxin family protein, which translates to MPSSTPPPTTATKTPQVRKGQAPETLKREQFHERFMQPFRDPAFEAEKEALQRIELVAWEAYQEGRKAPLTRKAGPGYADPDYDLSVDWLEAKARIDAAQTAWRSPQTRSRVLLVNGSPRNDGTCPGEVSKTWRLVQLAREVLEGCGIEADVLDLSLLTSDYGRHIHPCKGCVSTAMPLCHWPCSCYPNHSMRQTGDWMNEIYERWVAAHGVIVFTPTHWYQSASPLKLMIDRLVCADGGNPDPTSTHGKKPEEAKALELEGWGYPKHLEGRVYGVVVHGDVAGVESVRRNLSDWLDWMGLIDAGSQARFDRYIGYYEPYATSHDALDADEDVQEEVRNVARAVALAVGEMRTGKLQSPDRGLKPPRPK; encoded by the coding sequence ATGCCCTCCAGCACGCCCCCTCCGACAACCGCGACCAAAACTCCCCAAGTCCGCAAGGGCCAGGCACCCGAGACACTGAAGCGCGAGCAGTTCCACGAGCGCTTCATGCAGCCGTTTCGCGACCCGGCCTTCGAAGCCGAAAAGGAAGCACTGCAGCGCATCGAACTGGTTGCGTGGGAGGCCTACCAGGAGGGCCGCAAGGCGCCCCTCACCCGCAAGGCCGGCCCCGGCTATGCCGACCCGGACTACGACCTGTCCGTCGACTGGCTAGAAGCCAAGGCGCGCATCGATGCGGCCCAGACGGCTTGGCGCAGCCCGCAGACGCGGTCGCGCGTGCTGCTGGTCAACGGCTCGCCGCGCAACGACGGCACCTGCCCCGGTGAAGTTTCGAAGACCTGGCGGCTGGTGCAGCTCGCGCGCGAGGTGCTCGAGGGCTGCGGCATCGAGGCCGATGTGCTCGACCTGAGCCTGCTCACCTCCGACTACGGGCGCCACATTCATCCGTGCAAGGGCTGTGTCTCCACCGCCATGCCGCTGTGCCACTGGCCGTGCAGCTGCTATCCCAACCACTCGATGCGCCAGACCGGCGACTGGATGAACGAGATCTACGAGCGTTGGGTGGCCGCGCACGGCGTGATCGTGTTCACGCCCACGCACTGGTACCAGTCGGCCAGCCCGCTGAAGCTCATGATCGATCGCCTGGTGTGCGCCGACGGCGGCAATCCCGATCCCACCAGCACCCACGGCAAGAAGCCCGAAGAAGCCAAGGCGCTCGAACTCGAGGGCTGGGGCTATCCCAAGCACCTCGAAGGCCGCGTCTACGGCGTGGTGGTGCACGGCGACGTGGCCGGCGTGGAGAGCGTGCGCCGCAACCTGTCGGACTGGCTCGACTGGATGGGGCTCATCGATGCCGGCTCGCAGGCCCGCTTCGACCGCTACATCGGCTACTACGAGCCCTATGCCACCAGCCACGACGCCCTGGACGCCGACGAAGACGTGCAGGAAGAGGTGCGCAACGTGGCGCGCGCGGTGGCGCTGGCGGTGGGCGAGATGCGCACCGGCAAGCTGCAGTCGCCCGACCGTGGATTGAAGCCCCCAAGGCCCAAATAA
- a CDS encoding pirin family protein: MKNANHPTDPVATPRGIDHIVAGVSTSDGDGVKLTRVLQQPLQKRLDPYLMLDAFGSDNPGDYIGGFPSHPHRGFETVTYMIAGRMRHRDSAGHEGLLQNGGVQWMTAGRGLVHSELPEQEEGLMEGFQLWLNLPARDKMREPWYRDIQSEEIPEYTTAAGVHVRVIAGESHGIEGAVRREHTEPLYLDLSLPPGAEFAQPLPDDHNALVYVYRESVWIAGSEVPTRRMAILANDPGSDGVVLRAGATNHSPARVLLIAGKPLNEPIAQYGPFVMNTQEQVKEAVHDFQNGKFG; encoded by the coding sequence ATGAAGAACGCAAACCACCCCACCGATCCCGTGGCCACGCCGCGCGGCATCGACCACATCGTGGCCGGTGTTTCCACCAGCGATGGCGACGGCGTCAAACTCACTCGCGTGCTGCAGCAGCCGCTGCAGAAGCGGCTCGACCCCTACCTGATGCTCGACGCCTTCGGCAGCGACAACCCGGGCGACTACATCGGCGGCTTTCCCAGCCATCCGCACCGGGGCTTCGAAACCGTGACCTACATGATCGCGGGCCGCATGCGCCACCGCGACAGCGCGGGCCACGAGGGGCTGCTGCAAAACGGCGGCGTACAGTGGATGACGGCCGGCCGCGGGTTGGTGCACAGCGAGCTGCCCGAGCAGGAAGAAGGCCTGATGGAGGGCTTTCAGCTCTGGCTCAACCTGCCGGCCAGGGACAAGATGCGCGAGCCCTGGTATCGCGACATCCAGAGCGAGGAAATTCCTGAATACACCACCGCCGCGGGCGTGCACGTGCGCGTGATCGCGGGCGAAAGCCACGGCATCGAAGGCGCGGTGCGGCGCGAGCACACCGAGCCGCTGTACCTCGACCTCAGCCTGCCGCCGGGCGCGGAGTTTGCCCAGCCTCTGCCTGACGACCACAACGCGCTGGTGTACGTGTACCGCGAGTCGGTGTGGATTGCCGGCAGCGAGGTGCCGACGCGCCGCATGGCCATTCTGGCGAACGACCCGGGCAGCGACGGCGTGGTGCTGCGCGCGGGCGCCACCAACCACAGCCCCGCGCGCGTGCTGCTGATTGCCGGCAAGCCGCTGAACGAGCCCATTGCGCAATACGGCCCCTTCGTGATGAACACGCAGGAGCAGGTGAAAGAGGCCGTGCACGATTTTCAGAACGGCAAATTCGGATAA
- a CDS encoding GNAT family N-acetyltransferase: MSETDGFVEIADIEAIERATVAAVSPLAVEELDGWLLPFDDGTVKRARSAVPLHRGAVSDSTLDRIEARYDSHQFVPAFRLADTACFDPLRAELEQRHYVGDSPTCVQIGSARRMRQVAAADAGLADVDAAPDDAWATLFLGEGFDPVDGAHRVRALSRAKGSLYASVREGRRTVAAGAMAFGHGWASVHGMRTEQSQRGRGLAGRVLAGLAQAALERGFERVFLQVDAHNMPAHALYRRAGFSTHWQYRYWQRQQWPR, from the coding sequence ATGAGCGAGACGGACGGATTTGTGGAAATTGCCGACATCGAAGCCATCGAGCGCGCCACCGTCGCCGCCGTGTCGCCCCTTGCGGTCGAAGAGCTCGACGGCTGGCTCTTGCCCTTCGACGACGGCACCGTCAAGCGCGCGAGATCGGCGGTTCCGCTGCACCGCGGCGCCGTGAGCGACAGCACGCTCGACCGTATCGAGGCCCGCTACGACAGCCACCAGTTCGTGCCCGCGTTCCGCCTGGCCGACACGGCCTGCTTCGACCCGCTGCGGGCCGAACTGGAGCAGCGGCATTACGTGGGCGATTCGCCCACCTGCGTGCAGATCGGCTCCGCAAGGCGCATGCGGCAAGTGGCCGCCGCCGACGCGGGGTTGGCCGACGTCGATGCCGCACCCGACGACGCCTGGGCCACGCTGTTCCTGGGCGAAGGCTTCGATCCCGTGGACGGCGCGCACCGCGTGCGGGCGCTGTCCCGCGCCAAGGGTTCGCTCTATGCCAGCGTGCGCGAAGGGCGCCGCACCGTCGCGGCCGGCGCCATGGCCTTTGGCCACGGATGGGCCAGCGTCCATGGCATGCGCACTGAGCAGTCGCAGCGCGGCCGGGGCCTGGCCGGGCGCGTGCTGGCCGGGCTGGCGCAGGCCGCGCTCGAACGCGGCTTCGAACGCGTGTTCCTGCAGGTCGATGCGCACAACATGCCGGCCCATGCGCTCTACCGGCGCGCCGGTTTTTCCACGCACTGGCAGTACCGCTACTGGCAGCGGCAGCAGTGGCCGCGCTGA